The sequence ATCCTCCATGTTGGTACGAGAGAATTCTTGCTCAAGAGTTACAACTCGAGAATTCTTATTGTCTTGGAACATATCACGCAACATATTCCATATCTCCATTGTCGTTGCGTCGGGTTCAAGAATAGTATGCAACATGTCATGTGAGATTGTTGCATAGATCCATTGAAAGATCGTAGCATCAAGGGTTGACCAtggtttcttttcttcatcGATTTTAGGCACCTTCTCCTTGTCTTTCTCCAATGGGTCGATGTGGTGGAGGACCTTGTGAGAACGTGCATGAATCTTGAACAGTTCTGCCCATGTGCATATTGGACGTTTTCCATCTCCAGAGTGATGGAGATATGGTTCTTGATGTTGGAGACAACAAGAGCAGGGTGGAATTTGTTGGAGTCAATCATGGTGGCTAACATGAGAAGAAAAATTGCggctagaaagaaaagaagaaaaactagGGCGCGACGGAAGCAAGAGAGGATCGTACCCTAGACTGCTGATACCatgaaagaatataattttGTGTTCATTTCATTAGCAAAATTGTGGTTATATACCATAGTTACATGAGAGATCTTAGGCTATAATAAGAAAACTAATTATACATAAGAGAGATCCTAAATTATAATAAGGAAACtacatacaaaaatatattgacaTACATTCTaacataaattattactattatgataaatttgttaacttttataataattatattaaaaattatatcaataataatttgtgattggatgacgatagaaaattattatacattatCAGTGTACGACCATTAAactcatataaaaattattatatacttgcatgtttttattcacaaattaagtttttttttagtcaataataataacttttcatttattctataaaataaaaatttctcaTGTTCTTGACCGGAGtaaattgatttattaaatagtacagtaaagtaataataaaagatatatttaaataacatGTTAGCAATATTATGGTCGGAGGAAGAGCTTGCAAGTTAGATGTTTGTTGAGATGCTGATTTTCGAAAAAGTTCCTTCCCTTTAATTTCTAACGTGGGAGCTGccaatatataagtaaaaagaaaaatggaataaaaaaacatttaatcttCGCCACAAAATCTTAATAATAATCGAAGCTTACACTTTCAGAagttaaactatttattttattattattattattcattgaaGTTAAACTATTTCTGAAACACAAGTTGGGGAACAATCAGAGAGTTGAAAGTAGCATGTGCATCCGTGGAGCATGGCTAAGCCTATAAATGTGGTTGGGAGACATAACAGTTCACTTCCAACTATTTTGCTATTGAGAAGTCCAATATTCGGAAGACAGAGATATACATGTATAGATTCCAAAGACaattaatagataaattaaattatattcacATCTTCATCACCCAGTGATATTGGAGTGATTCAAGAATATTAGGTTTCAACTGTGTACGTACGTATGgaataataaaatcaatcaacatcatgttataaaataaaatcaatcatcatcaagCTTGTAGCTGGAAACTAACTAGAAAGAGACTTCCAAATCTACGCAAATTCCTAGCTaccactaaattttttttatacgaaTGGGACAACCATACAAAATGGAGAAAAATTCTCATGTAAATTCATTGATATCTAGCAAAACCCGACTGTGAAAACAAGAGCTAGAATAAAGACAATTATTAAACATAAGTGATGAGTGTTTTCTCCTCAATTAGAAGGCATCTATTGGATGTTATCACTACCAAAGTACTTCTCGATTCACCAACATTTGTGTAATATAGTTATCATTCCTCTTTTATTTAACGGTGCTACAATTATTCTCTGGCATGTTTTTCTCCAAAAGATTCATCACTTTATTTGATAAGAAATGGTATGGGGACCCCTACAAACCTGGTTCTCGAGCTTGCTAAGTATTACTTTTTGTACAACTAAGCTATTATTTTAGGACCCATTGTCACATGGACTACTGTACAAtcatttgtattaaaaaaaaaaaaaaacaggtgcATCGATCTCTTTGAATTTTCTTTATGATATAGGTGAAgcttaatttggataacaggtTCCAACTCCCAAGTAAATTAAAGCCTGAAGAtatatcttcattttgaatcaaTTTGATTGGTTGATGGAGACCGTTGGATCAAATGGTAGCTTACAACAATGCCAGAAAACAACATTTCTTCAAGAGTATTCTAGAAAACATAATTGGTCTAAGAATTCAGAAGGATACCAAAGCTTGTTGCATTTCTTTTTTGGTTATACAAGCACTTGCGTTTTATGGTCCAGAATCTCATTCTCTGCATCTCCCTGTAAATTTCATTCCACAATGCAAAAGCtagctaaaataaataaattaggtaaTCGATATTTGTCTTtgaatatacaacaaaatctGTGTAAGTACCTCCACCAACACAAGGAATTGCACTTGATTAAGGGTACGCtcgtttaattttaaaaaattcaattgaaaaattcattttataagaatttatataaaaatctaCTTTAACTTAGAACCGTGTTTTTATAATATGACCATCCAGTCACCAAGTTAATTTTAAGTCAATTTTATGGGCAGAAAGGTCAGCTGTAACGCTTATTTAACGGCAAGGGGAAGGGATTGGAACTAAACCACCACTTAGCATATTTATAATGCAAGTATTGGTCAAATTTGAGAGATGTTCGCATCAGAAGACAGATATTGAAGAGCTATGTACGtagaattataatttataaagcaTCATGCTACCACAAAGTGGaagaatttcttttttattagtgGCCAACAAACATTCATGTACATTCAAAAACTATATGAAGAAATGCATTATCGTAGTTCTATTTTTTCTAGCCATTCACACGGGTCAACCAGCACCACTAACATAgtaacttaaaatattttcaatgtgATTCAATGGAAGAAAACGCAAAATCTAGATAGTAGAAATAAATTCAGCGGTACAAATATTTCATTCGGAAAAGAAACTAAGAAGATGGAGAATTGCTAAGATTTGGAATTCGAATTGCTAGGGCATCATAAGTAACTGTGGATTGTGAAAGTATGCTATCTGTCCTTCAAGTCAGATGACAGCTTATTTATTATATCTGATGATCATATATGGTacaagaggtaaaaaaaaaaaaaaaaaacagagcaaAGTTCCTGATAAATAGAGAGCCTAGTTTTAGATCTCAACCTCCCTTCTCTAATAAATACTTTGGGTGAGCACAAGTATGCGTGATACAACCGTTCCCCCTTTAAATCCTTCACATGAATTCACCTTCTTTCCTCTACTAGCTATTGTCATAGTCTTTTCTAACCACAAAGATTTCACTTAATCTGCCCTACATATcttttttcacaattttatcaCATAAATGTAAAGGTTAACGGCAGGTGACCTTCGGTTTAACTCCAAACGATATTAGGGTCAAGTACACACCGTTTCTTGGTCTAATATTAGACCTTATTGATCCTTTGTTCCTAAAAAGAATGTGCACCCAAGTTAAAGAGATATGATAACGATAAATGTCATATTGTTGTGTTatgaaacaataaataattttttttctcacataaTTTTCATCATCTAGAAACTATTTTGTCGGACATACTATTGGtactaaatataaatatctctCTTAACTTTTAATCAGATTCAAATCTTAATTTGTCACGTTACAAAAAACTGATCTGTtagttaaaaaacttaaatatatatcaCACACATAAATTGATCAGATTTATAAACACAGGAATCACGAATTACCTAATAATTTCTGCTTCTACTAGACCTGTTTGCCCTTGAATTATATCTGTCATTTTTATGAGGCAGACACTGCTGAAAGAAAGTACTGTTACATTCAGTTGTTGATGGGAGCATTGAATACCATTGAATTTTACAAACCTACAAATTAAATTCACCCATGAAAGCACTTACCAGACCCCATTTCTTTGTCATATTCTATTGCGTTCCCTCAGAGCCTCTTTGCTTTAAATACTCCCCTTCTGATCAAATTTATTACAGGCACCAACCAGAACGCCTCCCAAATCCCATAGAAGCACAAACACCATCACATCCTCAGcgggaaaaaagaaacaaacactAATATCAGATAGATCCAATGGGAAAGAAATCTTTGAAGCTGCCCTCTCTTTTCAAAACCAAAGAAGCCCCAAGAAATCATCATCATCCATGGCAATTCATGCCCTCTTGTGGCCACTCAAAGACCCTCTCTTTCCGTGGTGGAGATGATGACATGTTCAAGACAGTTAACTCTATGTTCTTCGACCCTTCAGCAGAGAGCACTATCGAAACTCCCAAGTCATGGTTCACAACCTCATCTGAATCTGCAAGCATCTCAACTGAGTCAGAAGACTACTACTACTGTGATGGGGAGTCTTTGGAGATGTTGGTACGTGGTGTGAGGTCAGAGAGGCTTTTTTTCGAACCTGGTGACACAAGTTCCATCTTGGAAAAGGCCAAGGCTAGTGGATTTCCCTTCAAAGAAAGTGTGGTCCTAGCCATGGAGTCAGAGGACCCTTATGAGGACTTCAAGAGATCAATGGAGGAGATGGTTGAGTCTCATGGAGTGAGGGATTGGGAAGGCTTGGAGGAGCTTTTAACTTGGTACTTAAGGGTCAATGGTAAAAACAATCATGGGTTTATAGTGGGTGCTTTTGTTGATTTACTCTTTAGTTTAGCTGCTTCTAATGGTTCTAACACTTGTTCTGATTCAACTTCATATTCTTCTGctgtttcttcttttgcttcttcCCCCTTGAGTGGCCAGAATGAGATTGTTGAGCATGGGATTGGGAATGATGGTGCTGTAACATCTTAGCATTAGCAGTAATTTCATATCTTTTTTTGTATACATTTGTAGATTAAAAGAAATGCTTAGTAAGAATGAATCAAATTAACTCATCGTGATTATGTGTTTTAGTATATAATTTATGTTCTTGCTACGATTGTTTGTTTTACACGTTTACTTGCACATAATGTGTCCATAGCATAGATGAAAGGCTGGTTCTTACTCCTTTTTCACAAACACATATCAAAGGAGTGAGGGAGCCATCTGTCATGTATCACATGGTTGCCGGGTTTTTGAACGTGACATTACACTATacttatttatgaaatattGCCGAATCTGAAATTTGTCTCTCTCTTATTTAGTATGCATTTACATTATTGCATGGAATTTATAGTTATTGTTgatttattctatatttttaacTAACAAAGTCTTATACAATTGAGAAATGATTGAATCGTGCTAATTAAAATTCAACTCTTAGTTGTTTAAAgagaaaatatcattaaaaaggataaaaaaatactaacaagtTTTTGTGTTGTTGAAATTACTAACAATTATTGTTGATCtgcactaaataattttttttctaaatattatttaagattACCTTGATTCACTTTAGCCAATACATGTGGATTGTGGAAGAAAAATGGCACAGATACTAACATATACAATGtgcacaacaaaaattaaatttttgcaaattaaaattaatatattttgatagtAATTAGTTGGTGAAATGATAACTTTattgacataaaaaaattacccaGTCATCCCCACTTTCAcgataagaggaaaaaaaaaacatcttataatattattgacatataattttaagaattcaAAGCTTTCATTTTATTGgtgaaatttaatttcaaataaatttactCATTTTGAACAAGGAAATATTCTTAATTACGAAACCAGAATATGATCTTGCCTAGCCTCGATTTATAATCAAGTATTTTGTATATTAAGAAATGAAATTTTTCAATACTCTTTTTTGGAAGATACGCGTTGTTcatgaaaaaataatgtttaggACGTGATTATTTACCTTACACGAGTTTGCAGAaacttttcaattttgttttatagAATGTGATGTCATAGAAAGTTTTATACctgatcaattttaattttatacgaAACAGTAATTGGTCCATTGAAAGAAATCACTAATCCCCATTCTGGTTAATTTTTAGTTActgtaataaaaataatctacGTATGTAATATCACGGGGGTTTAAGATGCTTCGTCTGCTCGATGTGGGGAAGGTAAAATAAGAGGAGGtggattttttcaattttcaaaaatattccaAATTTTGAGGCAactggtaatttttttttttaagttttaataagaaaaacttttttttttcgaacCAATAAGAAAAGCATTTAATAATGGAGAGTTGGTCCACCGCTGGAATTGGTGTAGGTTATTTGGTTGGTTGGTTTTAACTCGTAAATGAGAATTTTAttctcactcttttttttttctcttcatatttcttacttttttttcattctgaaaattaatttcttaaaataggaACGGATCGTTGAAGGCTTGAAGCAACCAGAAACGGGGCTTTGGGCATTGATGAAACACCTTCGTAATTTTAAAGcaggaaaattactttttattatttgcaGTAATTTATTAAAAGGGGTGATAAATATAATACAACTAATGTAATTTTATAACCAAATGtagttattttgttaaaatttacaGGATCGGGTTCAATCTCGCATGTTACTCGTCTCGTCCAATGTTTCCCGTGTGCAAGCTGACAAAGACAAATGTTTTTTTGTGTTGAGTAAATTACCCTAATGATGTCTCGTGAAAATACATTAAACATCTTGTGAATTTTTAACGGAGAATGATTTTAGTGTAATATATAAGGGTTGGTTtagtttgcatttttattttttgtttttattttttttaaaattattttattttctaaatattaaaattttaaaaatatgtttagtttgactttttattttttatttttaagaaataaaaatactaaaaatacaaatgaaattttattatttttagtttttaattcgTTTGAGAAAATAGttttactgaaaataaaaatagaaatctaacaaaatacatttttatcatcattttttatttctagtaAATCAAACACTCCCTAAAAGAATTCACTGAATTTTTTTCATAGCACGGTAAATAATTTGAtaaatgaatgattttttttgtgttgtagaATATAATTAATCAACATGATAACTAATCCATTATGAGATTTTATCATGTTTTCTTCGTCCTATCTGACCGTGACATGAACGTGAGATGAGAGGAAGaatcctttttttataattcttataaaaattaaaattatttattttaattttttggtccCATATTATAGGTTGGATCTCTAATCATGCCATCCAAAGAAAATACTGTCAAATCTTTTCGAAGTGAGAGAAGGAGTGAGGGCGCGCTACAACCAACATAACAGCCAGCCGAAAAACACTAGCTAGCTAGGCTAGCACGCAATGGCTTTTTCTGACAGGCGAGTgtaatgttttcaaatattaaaggaatattaaaaatgtcagttataatatttttatacataggATTAATATatgaatgtataaaaaatgaCATTAGCATGGTGTTTGATAGGAGATAAGTTGTTAGTTTTCTAGAAATTATAGGTGggaaattttagtttttcatgaTTGTtgtgcatttttaaaaaataatatttctggGAAaggatatttttcataaatgttttttaatcaatctttcataaaaactttttcatGAGAGATGTGAGAatcttattttatcaaatttaatatttttttctaaagtaAAAACATCATGTTATTCTtaatctaataaataattaaaataattgataaaaatatttgtacctttttaattcctaaaaaattatctaaatattCTCAATggtaaactaaataaaatttatttattcttagaaaacatgattcatgatttttgaATATGAAAATACTTATCCCCTATCAAACACCCCTACATGTAATTTACTCCATTATTTTCTTacgctaaaaatatttttcaatcgaTAGTTATAGATTAAGTCATTCTATGCATAGAGATAATTAATGTGAGTACTATCTCTTCTAATAAAATCTTCTTCATACACATAATGAAGAATCAAACATCTAAAATATACTATGAAGACAAATGTTAGAAATATATTGTttgatagagagagagagagagagattaatGAGTATGCAGGGTAATGGTAAAAGTAATTACACTAACAATCAAgcaaaaattatgattaatttttttaaactcaacaaatgttagtttgttagaaATCTCACTTAAAAGAATTTGAAGCCGTATCCTCTATTCTTTCTCTTCGTCTTTCCTCAACTTGTGGATCAATTTTATATCtcaaataaatcattattaatGCTATCATTTTTTCATATCTTGTTATTGTATATAGATTAAGAAATCTTTAATGGAacttaaaattgttatatttggACTAAAATGACCTTTATTTAACATCTTGATTTTTGATACTTGCATCACtagtaataaatattaaataaggatatatttgagaaaaatgtaTTAATTAGACTTTACAATTCTAAAACATCAAATGTTTtgggaataaaatataaagctaAAACATTAAAAGATATAGGAAGGAGGTAGTATAATTttgaagataattattataaaaataaacaaattttttactttttttgtttcaaattgaTGAAAGTTTAAGGTTTTTtcaaagagattaaaaaaacaagtatttaaagagttttagtatttattaaaagataattttactacaatatcaatattttattcttatttttgatAACTATAATATTAAgttttttaagataatgatatttattagagataaaaataaattaaaataaaatatttgaatatctcattaaaattgaaaacatagtcaatttaagatttttataaAAGACTAAAACTACTATCATTTTAAAACGGAAAAAGTAACACAATCTAATTTAAGAAAGTCAACACTAAATAACTATATCTACATTTTTCtatcagtatatatatatatatatatatatatatatatatataaagaaaaagtcaccatatatttaaagttttttatttattttaaatttg comes from Glycine soja cultivar W05 chromosome 20, ASM419377v2, whole genome shotgun sequence and encodes:
- the LOC114402761 gene encoding transcription repressor OFP13-like, whose translation is MGKKSLKLPSLFKTKEAPRNHHHPWQFMPSCGHSKTLSFRGGDDDMFKTVNSMFFDPSAESTIETPKSWFTTSSESASISTESEDYYYCDGESLEMLVRGVRSERLFFEPGDTSSILEKAKASGFPFKESVVLAMESEDPYEDFKRSMEEMVESHGVRDWEGLEELLTWYLRVNGKNNHGFIVGAFVDLLFSLAASNGSNTCSDSTSYSSAVSSFASSPLSGQNEIVEHGIGNDGAVTS